The following proteins are encoded in a genomic region of Brachypodium distachyon strain Bd21 chromosome 1, Brachypodium_distachyon_v3.0, whole genome shotgun sequence:
- the LOC112270063 gene encoding L-type lectin-domain containing receptor kinase IV.2-like has protein sequence MASIKHRLVIPLANTVLLFLTLNHKYSFAAGAADGQTFIYSGFSGTGIIVDGLASVEPNGLLQLTNGTVQLKGHAFHPTPLQFHKPTTGIANASVSSFSASFVFAIRSIAPAVSAHGLTFFVSPTNNLTSAFSNQFLGLFSKKNNGNATNHIFAVELDTVQSNDMLDMNDNHVGIDVNGLISIKAAAAGYYDDRNGSFSNLTLSSFNAMQAWVDYNGKSKLITVTLAPVGMARPRKPLLKTTYDLSKVIEDKSYVGFSSSTGILDSHHYVLGWSFGMDQPAPVIDVSKLPKLPRLGPEPQSKLLVIVLPIASGVFVFAAVATAVLLRRRQLQYAELREDWEVEFGPHRFSYKDLFKATEGFKDKHLLGIGGFGRVYKGVLKKSKSPVAVKKVSHESRQGMREFIAEVVSMGRLRHKNVVQLLGYCRRKGELLLVYDHMPNGSLDKYLHYNNSPAPNGSRPISGTNRMASLTLDWVQRFRIIKGVASGLLYLHEDWEQVVIHRDIKASNVLLDAEMNGRLGDFGLARLYDHGTDPQTTHVVGTMGYIAPELARMGRASTLTDVFAFGVFLLEVTCGRRPIEQKEGVDQDSPILLVDWVLQHWRDGSLANMVDQRLMGGYDVDEACLSLKLGLLCSHQLPCGRPSMRQVMQYLDGNAPFPEGTLEQIMVNRPGSEPSVASSPPPSTSFGTISVDLSGGR, from the coding sequence ATGGCTAGCATCAAACACCGTCTCGTCATACCCTTGGCAAATACAGTACTCCTCTTCCTCACTCTCAACCACAAGTActccttcgccgccggcgccgccgatggCCAAACATTCATCTACTCCGGtttctccggcaccggcatcATCGTCGATGGGCTCGCCTCCGTGGAGCCCAACGGTCTCCTCCAGCTGACCAACGGCACGGTccagctcaaaggccacgccTTCCACCCTACCCCTCTACAATTCCACAAACCCACCACCGGCATCGCCAATGCCTCGGTGAGCTCCTTCTCTGCGTCCTTCGTGTTTGCGATCCGGTCAATCGCCCCTGCCGTGAGCGCCCACGGGCTGACCTTCTTCGTCTCCCCGACGAACAACCTCACCTCCGCCTTCTCCAACCAGTTCCTGGGCCTCTTCAGCAAGAAGAACAATGGCAACGCCACGAACCACATCTTCGCCGTGGAGCTCGACACGGTGCAGAGCAACGACATGCTGGACATGAATGACAACCACGTCGGCATAGACGTGAACGGCCTCATCTCcatcaaggccgccgccgcgggttACTACGACGACCGCAACGGCAGCTTCAGCAACCTCACGTTGTCCTCCTTCAACGCCATGCAGGCCTGGGTGGACTACAACGGCAAGAGCAAGCTCATCACGGTGACTTTGGCTCCTGTTGGCATGGCGAGGCCCAGGAAGCCATTACTGAAGACAACCTACGACCTGTCTAAGGTAATCGAGGATAAATCCTACGTGGGGTTCTCTTCGTCCACCGGCATCCTCGACTCGCACCATTACGTGCTTGGATGGAGCTTTGGCATGGACCAGCCAGCTCCGGTCATTGATGTCTCCAAGCTGCCCAAGTTGCCACGTCTCGGCCCAGAGCCTCAATCCAAGCTGTTGGTGATCGTGTTACCCATAGCTAGTGGAGTCTTCGTGTTTGCTGCCGTGGCCACGGCGGTTCTTCTCCGGAGACGGCAGCTCCAGTACGCGGAGCTAAGGGAGGACTGGGAGGTGGAGTTCGGGCCGCACCGGTTCTCGTACAAGGACCTATTCAAGGCCACCGAGGGGTTCAAGGACAAGCACCTCCTAGGCATTGGAGGCTTCGGCAGGGTCTACAAGGGGGTGCTAAAGAAATCCAAGTCGCCGGTAGCGGTGAAGAAGGTGTCCCACGAGTCCCGGCAGGGCATGCGTGAGTTCATCGCCGAGGTGGTCAGCATGGGCCGGCTAAGGCACAAGAACGTCGTGCAGCTGTTGGGCTACTGCCGCCGGAAAGGTGAGCTCCTGCTTGTCTACGACCACATGCCCAATGGCAGCCTCGATAAGTACCTTCACTACAACAACAGCCCTGCACCCAATGGCAGTAGACCTATTAGCGGTACAAATCGGATGGCGAGTTTAACTTTAGATTGGGTACAGAGGTTCAGGATCATCAAGGGTGTGGCCTCCGGGTTACTTTACCTGCACGAGGACTGGGAGCAGGTGGTGATCCATCGTGACATCAAGGCCAGCAACGTGCTTCTCGACGCCGAGATGAATGGCCGGCTCGGCGACTTCGGGCTCGCTAGACTCTACGACCATGGCACCGACCCACAGACAACCCACGTGGTCGGCACCATGGGGTACATCGCCCCGGAGCTAGCACGCATGGGCAGGGCATCCACGCTCACCGACGTCTTCGCCTTtggcgtcttcctcctcgaggtCACCTGCGGCCGGAGGCCGATCGAGCAGAAGGAAGGAGTCGACCAGGACTCCCCGATCTTGCTCGTTGACTGGGTCCTCCAGCACTGGCGTGACGGGTCCCTGGCTAACATGGTGGACCAGAGGCTTATGGGGGGTTATGACGTCGATGAGGCCTGCCTGTCGTTGAAGCTGGGGCTCCTGTGCTCCCACCAGCTGCCctgcgggaggccgagcatGCGGCAGGTCATGCAGTACCTCGACGGTAACGCGCCGTTCCCTGAGGGGACCTTGGAGCAGATTATGGTGAACAGACCAGGGTCGGAACCCAGCGTCGCGTCATCTCCACCGCCGTCGACGAGCTTCGGCACGATATCAGTTGATCTCTCTGGAGGTAGATGA
- the LOC112270666 gene encoding uncharacterized protein LOC112270666: protein MEGDALRREEELRRHLKREKEDRSKRERERWGSPPPWWVEQERRKAESSTRERESCQAHPQKGRFQPGGNNRSSPAVSRQPKQKQAASRPPLLAKGADASWETRVTLLQCALPKAKRLSWCSWGYGIPGQGFYQLDLATSREDDKASNSALVSVQTSQISSQLLKDELKNVFDENWHWQVKQLSLFEFAVVFPSKESLRFASKSGRLILPLNQILVSIKEEEVDPEASSVLAEVWLKLSGIPRKIRDPDILPVTFQMLGRSVEVDAASHSCKGPMRMKFLCRNPNKLRGSVEIFVHKIGYKIKIDPELPASAPKAPPVPHSDESHGDDFADPTIDEEEWERLGSRFAQCSPGAEAGPIRPNLRGSGDIFPALRILHQTPLLAPPVEVPLAATVVEVSDDELAPLLSAEVSPFKTLKLSALSRTDLGWVAPLEWDVDEPRGSPVTGLAAPSVVPVASPPRPADLLHD, encoded by the exons ATGGAGGGCGACGCTCTCCgtcgggaggaggagctccgcaGGCATCTAAAACGTGAGAAGGAAGACCGCAGCAAGAGGGAGCGGGAGCGTTGGGGTTCACCACCTCCTTGGTGGGTGGAGCAAGAGCGACGTAAGGCTGAGTCCTCCACTAGGGAGCGGGAATCTTGCCAGGCTCATCCTCAGAAAGGTCGGTTTCAGCCGGGGGGCAACAACCGCTCTTCTCCGGCGGTGTCTCGCCAACCCAAGCAGAAGCAGGCGGCTTCCCGCCCTCCTCTTCTGGCCAAGGGAGCGGACGCCTCGTGGGAGAC GAGGGTCACGCTGCTGCAATGTGCCCTACCAAAGGCAAAAAGGCTGAGCTGGTGCTCTTGGGGATATGGGATCCCGGGGCAAGGCTTCTACCAGCTGGATCTGGCTACCTCAAGGGAGGATGACAAGGCTTCCAATTCGGCCCTGGTGTCGGTCCAAACCTCCCAGATCTCTTCCCAGCTGCTCAAAGATGAGCTCAAGAACGTGTTTGACGAGAACTGGCACTGGCAGGTGAAGCAACTCTCTCTGTTTGAGTTTGCGGTGGTCTTCCCGTCCAAGGAAAGTCTCAGGTTTGCTTCTAAGAGCGGGCGCCTGATTCTACCTCTTAATCAAATCTTGGTTTCCATtaaggaggaagaagtggaTCCTGAAGCTAGCTCGGTGCTAGCGGAGGTGTGGCTCAAGCTTTCTGGCATCCCGAGAAAGATTAGGGACCCCGACATCCTCCCGGTCACCTTCCAAATGCTGGGTCGCTCGGTTGAGGTTGACGCGGCGTCCCATTCGTGCAAAGGCCCAATGCGCATGAAATTCCTTTGTCGCAACCCCAACAAGCTTCGTGGCTCGGTGGAGATCTTCGTGCACAAGATCGGATATAAGATCAAGATCGATCCGGAGCTCCCTGCTTCTGCCCCCAAAGCCCCTCCGGTTCCTCACTCTGATGAGAGTCATGGGGATGACTTCGCTGATCCTACGATTGATGAAGAGGAGTGGGAGCGCCTGG GCTCGCGGTTCGCTCAGTGCTCCCCCGGCGCTGAGGCGGGACCAATACGGCCGAACCTGCGGGGCAGTGGGGACATCTTCCCGGCCCTCCGGATCCTCCACCAGACTCCCCTGCTGGCGCCGCCGGTGGAGGTCCCTCTTGCGGCCACGGTGGTGGAAGTGTCGGATGATGAACTGGCCCCGCTTCTCTCGGCTGAGGTGTCGCCTTTCAAGACGCTGAAGCTCTCAGCTTTGTCCAGGACGGACTTGGGGTGGGTTGCCCCGCTGGAATGGGACGTCGATGAGCCGCGTGGGTCTCCGGTGACAGGTCTGGCGGCTCCGTCGGTGGTCCCGGTGgcgtctcctcctcgccctgcCGATCTCCTCCATGATTAA